In Nicotiana tabacum cultivar K326 chromosome 21, ASM71507v2, whole genome shotgun sequence, one DNA window encodes the following:
- the LOC107796699 gene encoding 3-isopropylmalate dehydratase large subunit, chloroplastic-like isoform X1 yields MWVYQLSHYNLHFAGGFQENIFCQQTERKPATTGSVKTGMTMTEKILARASDKPEVTPGDNVWVNVDVLMTHDIGGPASFGVFKEQFGQKAKVWNPEKIVIIPDHYIFTADERANRNVDVLRDYCSEQNIKYFYDIKNRGNFGANPDYKGVCHVALAQEGHCRPGEVLLGTDSHTCTAGAFGQFATGIGTTGAGFVLGTGKLLLKVPPTLRFVMDGEMPSYLLAKDLILQISTVIYTLWLISVSWMSHIIGEISVAGATYKTMEFVGTTVECLSMEERMTLCNMVVEADGKNGVIPADKTT; encoded by the exons ATGTGGGTCTATCAGCTTTCTCATTACAACCTTCATTTTGCAGGtggttttcaagaaaatattttctgtcAGCAGACTGAACGCAAACCAGCTACCACTGGCTCA GTTAAGACGGGGATGACTATGACCGAGAAGATATTAGCTAGGGCTTCTGACAAGCCTGAAGTTACTCCTGGTGATAATGTGTGGGTCAATGTTGATGTTCTGATGACACATGATATTGGTGGCCCGGCCTCTTTTGGAGTTTTCAAAGAACAATTTGGACAGAAAGCTAAG GTTTGGAATCCTGAGAAGATTGTCATCATACCTGATCACTACATATTCACGGCTGATGAGCGAGCAAACCGTAATGTGGATGTGTTGAGGGACTACTGCAGTGAGCAAAATATTAAGTACTTCTATGACATTAAAAATCGTGGGAACTTCGGG GCTAATCCAGATTACAAGGGCGTCTGCCACGTTGCTCTTGCCCAAGAAGGTCACTGCAGACCTGGAGAG GTTTTGCTGGGAACAGACTCTCATACATGTACTGCCGGAGCGTTTGGGCAGTTTGCTACCGGAATTGGCACTACAGGTGCAGGTTTTGTGTTGGGTACTGGAAAGCTTTTGCTCAAG GTGCCTCCAACTTTGAGATTTGTCATGGATGGCGAAATGCCAAGTTACTTGCTAGCTAAGGATTTGATTTTGCAAATAAGTACTGTTATATATACTCTGTGGCTCATTTCTGTCAGTTGGATGTCTCAT ATTATTGGTGAAATATCTGTGGCTGGTGCTACATACAAAACAATGGAGTTTGTTGGCACCACAGTTGAATGTTTGAGC ATGGAAGAAAGAATGACATTATGCAACATGGTTGTTGAAGCTGATGGAAAGAATGGTGTCATCCCAGCCGATAAAACAACTTAA
- the LOC107796699 gene encoding 3-isopropylmalate dehydratase large subunit, chloroplastic-like isoform X3: MWVYQLSHYNLHFAGGFQENIFCQQTERKPATTGSVKTGMTMTEKILARASDKPEVTPGDNVWVNVDVLMTHDIGGPASFGVFKEQFGQKAKANPDYKGVCHVALAQEGHCRPGEVLLGTDSHTCTAGAFGQFATGIGTTGAGFVLGTGKLLLKVPPTLRFVMDGEMPSYLLAKDLILQISTVIYTLWLISVSWMSHIIGEISVAGATYKTMEFVGTTVECLSMEERMTLCNMVVEADGKNGVIPADKTT; the protein is encoded by the exons ATGTGGGTCTATCAGCTTTCTCATTACAACCTTCATTTTGCAGGtggttttcaagaaaatattttctgtcAGCAGACTGAACGCAAACCAGCTACCACTGGCTCA GTTAAGACGGGGATGACTATGACCGAGAAGATATTAGCTAGGGCTTCTGACAAGCCTGAAGTTACTCCTGGTGATAATGTGTGGGTCAATGTTGATGTTCTGATGACACATGATATTGGTGGCCCGGCCTCTTTTGGAGTTTTCAAAGAACAATTTGGACAGAAAGCTAAG GCTAATCCAGATTACAAGGGCGTCTGCCACGTTGCTCTTGCCCAAGAAGGTCACTGCAGACCTGGAGAG GTTTTGCTGGGAACAGACTCTCATACATGTACTGCCGGAGCGTTTGGGCAGTTTGCTACCGGAATTGGCACTACAGGTGCAGGTTTTGTGTTGGGTACTGGAAAGCTTTTGCTCAAG GTGCCTCCAACTTTGAGATTTGTCATGGATGGCGAAATGCCAAGTTACTTGCTAGCTAAGGATTTGATTTTGCAAATAAGTACTGTTATATATACTCTGTGGCTCATTTCTGTCAGTTGGATGTCTCAT ATTATTGGTGAAATATCTGTGGCTGGTGCTACATACAAAACAATGGAGTTTGTTGGCACCACAGTTGAATGTTTGAGC ATGGAAGAAAGAATGACATTATGCAACATGGTTGTTGAAGCTGATGGAAAGAATGGTGTCATCCCAGCCGATAAAACAACTTAA
- the LOC107812447 gene encoding uncharacterized protein LOC107812447, which produces MKRRGDPIKFVCVLVSSVFAFALCLSVLKLDEIPVGTSNAINLSGVKKLKVNPTAAGGIGKLGEVVIGMLPQDLGFTLFLPSEKAFERDLGLGPNDLVSENGNDTYAILTRVMGFSAVPRAINSDDVQLGKEIDYDSISGYILYISKDSDGSLIVNRIASEMVDLRRGKIVVHVMDGVIMDSEFEHSVRPGSQEDN; this is translated from the coding sequence ATGAAACGACGAGGTGATCCAATCAAATTTGTATGCGTTCTAGTGTCTTCTGTTTTTGCTTTCGCTCTGTGTCTTTCAGTACTTAAACTTGACGAAATACCAGTAGGAACTAGTAATGCAATTAATTTATCAGGAGTTAAGAAACTGAAAGTCAATCCAACAGCAGCAGGAGGAATTGGGAAGTTGGGCGAAGTGGTGATCGGAATGCTGCCTCAAGATTTGGGGTTCACTTTATTTTTGCCATCTGAAAAAGCATTCGAGCGGGACCTGGGTTTGGGCCCCAATGATTTGGTGAGCGAGAATGGGAACGATACATATGCAATACTAACTCGAGTAATGGGGTTTTCAGCTGTGCCGAGGGCGATTAACTCGGATGATGTACAGTTGGGGAAGGAGATTGATTATGATTCTATATCGGGATATATACTCTATATATCGAAAGATTCAGATGGGTCATTGATAGTGAATCGAATTGCTTCTGAAATGGTGGATCTGAGAAGAGGGAAGATAGTTGTACATGTTATGGATGGGGTGATAATGGATTCAGAATTTGAGCACTCTGTACGACCTGGTTCCCAGGAGGATAATTGA
- the LOC107796699 gene encoding 3-isopropylmalate dehydratase large subunit, chloroplastic-like isoform X2, which produces MWVYQLSHYNLHFAGGFQENIFCQQTERKPATTGSVKTGMTMTEKILARASDKPEVTPGDNVWVNVDVLMTHDIGGPASFGVFKEQFGQKAKVWNPEKIVIIPDHYIFTADERANRNVDVLRDYCSEQNIKYFYDIKNRGNFGANPDYKGVCHVALAQEGHCRPGEVLLGTDSHTCTAGAFGQFATGIGTTGAGFVLGTGKLLLKIIGEISVAGATYKTMEFVGTTVECLSMEERMTLCNMVVEADGKNGVIPADKTT; this is translated from the exons ATGTGGGTCTATCAGCTTTCTCATTACAACCTTCATTTTGCAGGtggttttcaagaaaatattttctgtcAGCAGACTGAACGCAAACCAGCTACCACTGGCTCA GTTAAGACGGGGATGACTATGACCGAGAAGATATTAGCTAGGGCTTCTGACAAGCCTGAAGTTACTCCTGGTGATAATGTGTGGGTCAATGTTGATGTTCTGATGACACATGATATTGGTGGCCCGGCCTCTTTTGGAGTTTTCAAAGAACAATTTGGACAGAAAGCTAAG GTTTGGAATCCTGAGAAGATTGTCATCATACCTGATCACTACATATTCACGGCTGATGAGCGAGCAAACCGTAATGTGGATGTGTTGAGGGACTACTGCAGTGAGCAAAATATTAAGTACTTCTATGACATTAAAAATCGTGGGAACTTCGGG GCTAATCCAGATTACAAGGGCGTCTGCCACGTTGCTCTTGCCCAAGAAGGTCACTGCAGACCTGGAGAG GTTTTGCTGGGAACAGACTCTCATACATGTACTGCCGGAGCGTTTGGGCAGTTTGCTACCGGAATTGGCACTACAGGTGCAGGTTTTGTGTTGGGTACTGGAAAGCTTTTGCTCAAG ATTATTGGTGAAATATCTGTGGCTGGTGCTACATACAAAACAATGGAGTTTGTTGGCACCACAGTTGAATGTTTGAGC ATGGAAGAAAGAATGACATTATGCAACATGGTTGTTGAAGCTGATGGAAAGAATGGTGTCATCCCAGCCGATAAAACAACTTAA
- the LOC107796699 gene encoding 3-isopropylmalate dehydratase large subunit, chloroplastic-like isoform X4, translated as MTMTEKILARASDKPEVTPGDNVWVNVDVLMTHDIGGPASFGVFKEQFGQKAKVWNPEKIVIIPDHYIFTADERANRNVDVLRDYCSEQNIKYFYDIKNRGNFGANPDYKGVCHVALAQEGHCRPGEVLLGTDSHTCTAGAFGQFATGIGTTGAGFVLGTGKLLLKVPPTLRFVMDGEMPSYLLAKDLILQISTVIYTLWLISVSWMSHIIGEISVAGATYKTMEFVGTTVECLSMEERMTLCNMVVEADGKNGVIPADKTT; from the exons ATGACTATGACCGAGAAGATATTAGCTAGGGCTTCTGACAAGCCTGAAGTTACTCCTGGTGATAATGTGTGGGTCAATGTTGATGTTCTGATGACACATGATATTGGTGGCCCGGCCTCTTTTGGAGTTTTCAAAGAACAATTTGGACAGAAAGCTAAG GTTTGGAATCCTGAGAAGATTGTCATCATACCTGATCACTACATATTCACGGCTGATGAGCGAGCAAACCGTAATGTGGATGTGTTGAGGGACTACTGCAGTGAGCAAAATATTAAGTACTTCTATGACATTAAAAATCGTGGGAACTTCGGG GCTAATCCAGATTACAAGGGCGTCTGCCACGTTGCTCTTGCCCAAGAAGGTCACTGCAGACCTGGAGAG GTTTTGCTGGGAACAGACTCTCATACATGTACTGCCGGAGCGTTTGGGCAGTTTGCTACCGGAATTGGCACTACAGGTGCAGGTTTTGTGTTGGGTACTGGAAAGCTTTTGCTCAAG GTGCCTCCAACTTTGAGATTTGTCATGGATGGCGAAATGCCAAGTTACTTGCTAGCTAAGGATTTGATTTTGCAAATAAGTACTGTTATATATACTCTGTGGCTCATTTCTGTCAGTTGGATGTCTCAT ATTATTGGTGAAATATCTGTGGCTGGTGCTACATACAAAACAATGGAGTTTGTTGGCACCACAGTTGAATGTTTGAGC ATGGAAGAAAGAATGACATTATGCAACATGGTTGTTGAAGCTGATGGAAAGAATGGTGTCATCCCAGCCGATAAAACAACTTAA